From one Nitrosopumilus sp. genomic stretch:
- a CDS encoding NADH-quinone oxidoreductase subunit L, giving the protein MATESFGLPFEVGTLSAWLVWILPFAAALIIPAVGKLSKHATGYVAVAFALMSALSAATMIPVALEAHELHHQIMWIESIGLKGGVLADPLSIIMANVVGWISFLIMIYSTGYMKGDKDITRFWFWMMFFIGSMQLIVLSDNLLQVFFGWEGVGLASYALISFWYRDKKKDHVGVEGRTVLGMLDYYAPTHAGMKAFIMTKVGDVMMIAGMLLIFLFAGTFGFKELMGDTAWATAMSAQGLLVPAFVLLFGGAIGKSAQFPLNEWLLEAMTGPTAVSALIHAATMVKAGVFLVARIGPLVFALGAAGIMADQFFEIVAWVGAITALLLATQGMVNPEIKKVLAYSTGSQIGYMMMAMGVAGLSHQYVDGYTAGFFHLISHAMFKASLFMAAGSLLHIVGSRFMTDMGGLRKHMKKTYAFMWAAGLGLMGAPFISTGFWSKDAIFAAVYESGNEWAIPLYAIAVLTAVITAFYTTRMIGMVFFGKKSKHIEKMEEEGHHIHEASLSMWVPYGILAVLTIGIGLIGLSTEEGLHHLFTDYLEHSFGIHTEHIAAEASILPEFLQGLNPVALGSSLAAFAIGIGLGYIFYIGRWVDPVRFVNSNIFFYAIHKIILNRWYLNAIIYWCFVVAPLWLARGIFRYFEKTAIDYGMNDGVQKAVGWSARVVQGTQTGVSQSYLFVFGAGLLFVVLILLI; this is encoded by the coding sequence ATGGCTACAGAATCTTTTGGATTGCCATTTGAAGTTGGAACTCTCAGTGCGTGGTTAGTTTGGATTTTACCATTTGCTGCTGCACTGATTATTCCAGCTGTTGGAAAATTATCAAAACATGCAACTGGATATGTTGCAGTTGCATTTGCTTTGATGAGTGCATTATCTGCAGCAACAATGATCCCAGTTGCTTTAGAGGCTCATGAGTTACATCATCAAATAATGTGGATTGAATCAATTGGTCTCAAAGGTGGTGTATTAGCCGATCCACTTTCAATTATCATGGCAAATGTTGTGGGTTGGATTTCTTTCTTGATTATGATATACAGCACAGGATACATGAAAGGGGATAAAGATATCACGAGATTCTGGTTTTGGATGATGTTCTTTATTGGCTCTATGCAGCTAATTGTGTTGTCTGATAACTTACTTCAAGTATTCTTTGGATGGGAAGGTGTAGGACTTGCATCATATGCTTTGATCAGCTTTTGGTATAGAGATAAGAAGAAAGATCATGTTGGTGTTGAAGGACGAACTGTTCTTGGCATGTTAGATTACTACGCTCCAACACATGCAGGTATGAAGGCATTCATCATGACCAAAGTTGGCGATGTTATGATGATTGCAGGTATGCTTTTGATATTTTTGTTTGCTGGAACATTTGGATTCAAAGAATTAATGGGTGATACTGCATGGGCAACTGCAATGTCTGCTCAGGGACTTTTGGTTCCTGCATTTGTATTACTGTTTGGAGGTGCGATAGGAAAATCTGCACAATTCCCACTAAACGAATGGCTCTTAGAAGCAATGACCGGTCCTACTGCCGTTTCAGCATTGATTCATGCCGCAACTATGGTCAAAGCAGGTGTGTTCTTAGTTGCAAGAATTGGACCGCTTGTTTTTGCATTAGGTGCTGCAGGTATTATGGCAGATCAGTTCTTTGAGATTGTTGCTTGGGTTGGTGCAATCACTGCTTTGTTGTTGGCAACACAAGGAATGGTCAATCCTGAAATTAAGAAAGTTCTTGCATATTCTACTGGTTCTCAAATTGGTTATATGATGATGGCAATGGGTGTTGCGGGATTGTCTCATCAATATGTGGATGGTTATACTGCAGGATTTTTCCACCTGATTTCACATGCAATGTTCAAAGCTTCATTATTCATGGCCGCGGGTTCTCTATTGCACATTGTAGGTTCTAGATTCATGACCGATATGGGTGGCCTTAGAAAACACATGAAGAAGACTTATGCGTTCATGTGGGCTGCAGGTCTAGGTTTGATGGGTGCACCATTTATCTCAACTGGTTTCTGGAGTAAGGATGCAATATTTGCAGCAGTATATGAATCAGGAAACGAATGGGCAATTCCACTTTACGCAATTGCAGTATTAACTGCCGTAATTACAGCATTTTACACTACAAGAATGATTGGCATGGTCTTCTTTGGAAAGAAGAGTAAACATATTGAAAAGATGGAAGAAGAGGGACATCATATTCATGAAGCGTCATTATCAATGTGGGTTCCATATGGAATTCTTGCAGTGCTTACAATTGGAATTGGATTGATTGGATTATCCACTGAAGAAGGATTACATCATTTGTTTACAGATTATCTTGAGCATTCATTTGGTATCCACACTGAGCATATAGCTGCAGAAGCATCAATTCTGCCTGAATTCTTGCAAGGACTCAATCCTGTTGCTCTTGGTTCATCGTTAGCTGCATTTGCAATTGGAATTGGATTAGGTTACATCTTCTATATTGGCAGATGGGTTGATCCAGTAAGGTTTGTTAACTCTAACATCTTCTTTTATGCAATTCACAAAATTATCTTAAACAGATGGTATCTTAATGCAATTATCTACTGGTGCTTTGTTGTAGCACCATTATGGTTGGCAAGGGGTATATTCAGATACTTTGAAAAGACAGCTATCGATTACGGTATGAATGATGGAGTTCAAAAAGCAGTTGGTTGGAGTGCAAGAGTTGTTCAAGGAACCCAAACTGGTGTATCACAGTCATATCTATTCGTATTTGGAGCAGGACTGCTATTCGTAGTTCTGATATTGTTGATATAG